The genomic segment CGCTCGCGGGCGTATCGCCTTCTATTTGGAAGGCGATGCGGCGGTGCGGGGTACTCTCGATAGGATCGCCTGTTGTAGGAAGTGACTAGGAGTAACTAAGAGCAGCTCGGCGGAACAGCGACGGTCACCGTAGGGGACAACAGTTGTCAAAAGGACGTTATTTCTTCGCTGATGCCGCTCAGCGATTCGATAGTTGCCAAAAGGCAGTTAATTTCTCTTAAAACCTGCAAAAGACCCGTTGACGCTCGAATTAAATGCCTTTTGACAACTATTCCGCTTAACTGCATAAAAACGCCGAAATTAACTGCTCTTTAACATCTATTTCAATTCCGCAGACGTAATCCGGACACGCCAAAAGCATCGACGCCGGCGCCGCTTTTCCCGGCACTCGGATCGATGCTTGTTTGCCTTACTATGCGTAAACGCGAATCTCGACCAGCTCCGCGCAGGCGGCGCCGTTCGTGCGCTCGACAACGACGCGGACGGCGTCGGCCGTTAGCGCCGCGGGCAGCTCGATGCGGCTTGCGCGGCGCCGGTTGCCGGTCACGGCAGCGACGACCGTCCATTCGCCGCCAACACGCGCTTCGACGCGGTACGCCTCCGCCAGTTCCGGGATCACCTCGAACGGCGTGCGGTGGTGATGCAGGTTGATCAGGTCCTCGTTTACGTCGTCGTTCCAAGTGAGGCGCACCTCGCGGACGGCGACCGGCTGCTCCCATTCGAGCGTGAGCCAGGCTTCGCCGTCCAGCGGCTCGGACGCCCACAGATTCGGGCCGCCGTATGGCCGCTTGTAGCCCCCGACGGCCTGCGCGGGCGAATAAGCTGCCGTCTCCCCGAGCACGCGGAAGCAGAACGGCCGGCGGACGAGCTTTTTCATGCTCCACGCGACGACGGGCTGCGTCTCGTCGTGGTCTTCGAGCGTCGCCGCCGCGTTCGGCGTGGCGCCGCGCTCGAACGCGAGCACGCCCGTGAACGGCTCGGCGGCCTGATGCAAGCGGACCGCCGCGTTGCGCCGCACGACGACGAACGCGTTCTGCGGCCGCGACGGCGTCCACGGCAGCTCGAACGCCGCCCACTGCAGCCCGCCCTGCGGCACTGCAGCGCGAGCCGTCCCGATGAGCCCCGCCGGCACGTAATTCTCCGCCCGCCCCGTATCCCATAGCTCGACTGTGAGCTCCGTGTCCGCGTCCGCCGATACGAGCAGCTCCAGCCCAGCCATAGCCGGATTCACCGGAAAAAGGATGCCCGCATCTCGCATGAGCGGATAGACGGTCACGGCCTCTTCGACCTCGATTCGCGTCCGCGACGACGAAGCGCTGGCGGCGGCTCGCAGCGCCAGATCGTCCGGATCGTCGCTGACAACGCCCACGATCGCCGCGTCTTGGCGCAGCAGCGTCTGCTGCAGCTCCGCCAGATGCGACGCGTAAATCTCGCGCGGCGGCACGCCCTTCTCCGCGCACAGCGCCGCCGCGGTCCCAGCCGCCTCGCCGATGACGGCGCAGGTCGCCATGACCCGCGTCGTGCCGAACGCGACGTGCGAGGCGCTGACGTTGCGACCGGCGAACAGCATGTTGCGCACGTTGACCGAATACAGCGAGCGGTACGGAATATGGTAGACGCCGTCCGCGTGCATATGCTTGGAGCCGCTCTCTTCGGCGTACATGCCCTGCGGCGGATGCAAATCGATCGACCAACCGCCGAAGCCGATCCGGTCGTCGAACGGTTCTTGCGCCATAATGTCGTTTTGGTTCAGCACATAATCGCCGACGAAGCGTCTGTACTCCCTTTTGCCCGGCATCGATCCGACCCATTCGAGCGTCATCGTGTCGGCGTCGAACTGCCCGGAATTTTTGATATAATTCCAGATGCCGTAGATGACCGCCCATAGCTCGTCGCGAATCCGCTCGTTATCGTGCACCGTATCCAGCTCGCCGCCCCATTCGATCCACCAGTAATGGCAGCCCGAATCGCCGCTCTTGATCACCCTGCGAATCGGAATCGGCGTCTGCGCGATGTCCTTGGCGAAGCTCGGCGGCACGAAGCGCACGGGCTGTCCCGCGTCCTTCGTATAGAACAGCAGCGTGCTGCCCAGCGTGATATCGTCCGCGACATCGGGCGCCCACGCCTCGCCATACTCGCTTCGCGCCTCTCTCCCGATCCGATATCTCGCGCCCGCCAGGAAGCCGATCAGCCCGTCCCCCGTACAGTCGAGAAAAACCGGACTCTCGAATCGTATACGCCGCTCCGAGCCCATCATCCAGCCCGTGACCGAGCGGATCGTCCGATCGTCCTCGCCGCCGTCTGCCTCTACCTCGTGCACGTCGGTATTGAGCAGCAGCGTTATATTCGCCTCCGCCCGCACCGCTTCCAGCAGCACCAGATCCCACAGATACGGGTTGCCGTCGGGATTGCGGTACAGGTTCTCGACGAACAGCTCGCCCATGATGCCCGTCTCCCGGGCGTACCGGTTCGTGCCGTGCGCGGTCGCGCCGCACACCCACACCCGCACCTCGCTGCTCGAATTGCCGCCGAGCACGGGCCGGTTGTGCACGAGCGCGACCTTGCGCCCGAGCCTCGCCGCGGCGATGGCGGCGCAGATGCCCGACAACCCCCCGCCTACGACCGTAATATCGCTAATCATCGTTTCCGTGCGCATCTCGCCGAATCACCCTTTTACCGCAGAATTGGTCAAGCCTTGAATGATGAAGCGCTGGCCGATGACGAAGACGGCGATCATCGGAAGGATGCCGGCCGACGCCGCGGCCATCATGCCGTTGTAGTCGACCGTGTTTTCCAAAATGAAGTTTTGCAGACCCAGCGGGACCGTATACAGCTTCTCGTCGATCAGGAACACGAGCGCGTTCTCGTAGTCGTTCCACTGCCAGGAGAAATCGATAATGGCGAGCGTCGCGAGCGCGGGCTTGGCCAGCGGCAGAACGAGCCGGAAAAAGATCCGGAAGTGGCCGGCCCCGTCGAGGAACGCCGATTCGGAAATCTCGTGCGGGATCGACAGGAAAAACTGGCGCAGCATGAATACCCCGAATATCGTGAACAGTCCCGGCAGAATGAGCGCCAGATGCGTATTGTAAATGCCCGCCCACTCGAACATGATGAACTTCGGTACGAACAGCACCTGCGGGGGCACCATCATCATCGACAGGTAGATCATGAACAGCGCGTTGCGTCCTTTAAACTCGATGCGGGCGAAGCCGTACGCCGCGAACGCCGACAGGAACGTCGCGCCGAGCATGCCGATGATCGAGATTTTGAGCGAATTGAGATAATACGTTCCGAAGCTCTTCGGACCGGTCCATACCTTGTGATGATGCGCCCACGTCGGATGCGACGGAATCCATTCGATCGGATACTTGAATACTTCGGCCGGCGTCTTGAGCGACGTGCTGATCATCCACAGGAAAGGAATGACCATGACGATCGCAAGCGCCAGCATAATGACCGTGACGAGCAGCCTCCCGGCCGCGCCGGACGTCAAACTGCGTTTAAGCTCCATCTCCGGTACCCTCCCTGCGGCTTAATAGTGAACCCATCTTTTTTGACCCAACCACTGCAAGAGGGTGATCAGCAAAATGATCGCGAACAGCGCCCAGGAGATCGTAGCGGCATAGCCCATCTCGTAGTAACGGAAAGCGTTCTGGTAAACATAAAGCGACAGGATCGTCGTGCTGTTGCCCGGCCCGCCTTGCGTCGTCGCCTGGATGATGCCGAACGTCTTGATCGTCATGATGAGGCCGGTAATCAGCAGCAGGAACGTCGTGGGACTGACGAGCGGCCAGATGATTTTGCGCAATATTTGCGTCGGCCTCGCGCCGTCGATCTTGGCGGCTTCGAGCAGCTCGGACGATACCTCCTGCAGCGCGGCCAGATAGATGATCATGTTGTAGCCGAGCAAAAACCATACCCAGATGATGTCGATCGCGTACATCGAGGACGTCGTCGTCGACAGCCAGCCCGGCGGATGCTCGATGCCGACGCTGCGCAGAAACCCGTTGATCGGCCCCTGCTTCGGCTGGAACAGCAGCATCCAGACGAACGCGACCGCGACCCCGCTCGTGATGTAAGGCATGAAGTACAAGCCCCGCAGCAGCTTTTTCAAATAAATCTTCTGGTTCAAAATGACCGCGACGACGAAGCCAAGCGCGATCGACACCGGCACCGCGAGCAGGAAAATGACCGTGTTGCGCAATGACAGGTAGAAGAGGTCGTCGTGCAGCATGCGGACGATGTTGTCCATGCCGACGAAATCGACGTTCGGGCTCATAAACTTGTAATTCGTGAACATGAGGCCGAACGAATAGACGGCCGGAATCAGGAAAAACACCAGCACCCCGAGCATGCTGGGGCCGATGAACACATAGCCGAGCAGGCGCTGCCTTCTCATCCAGTTGTTGTACATGCGCATTAACCTCGCTTCTCGAATGAATAGCTTCAGTCTATCAACCGCGCGCCGATCCCATAAGGAACAAAACCATCGTCTTCATCGCACATATCCATGCAAAAAAAGCCGCCCGGGGGCGGCTTCGAGAAGCGGAAAGCATCAAAATGTTCTATTGGTCGTTAGGTGCTATGAGCTAGCGCGCCTCGCCGTACCTGTCGGATGCGCGACGCGAGGCTGCGGATAAGCGCCCGCGCGGACGTCATTCCGAATATCCCATCAGGCCGATGTAAGCCAGATTCGGCTGGGCGATGTCCATCCTGCCGTACTGGATGACGACCTCGATATCGCTGCGAAAGCGCAGCGAATACTGAACCTGCCGCCCCAGCTCGACGCCGCCGATCTCCTCCGGATGGTCCATGCGAATGCATTTGACCCGGCGGGCGGGCACGACGATCTCGATGCCGGCATCGGGCTCCCGATCCTCGTAATAGATGTCCATCTGTACGATTGCCTGCTCGTCGTGGCAGTTCAAGATCATGATCGCCTCGTGCCCTTCGAAAGGCTCGTCGTCTACCTTCCCTTTAAACGGAAGATAGCCGTCGATCACGTACCAGTTTTTCGCCCCTTGCTTGCTCATGACGCCCTCCTATCCGACCGATACCGTACCGGTCTTTTTCCAATTGGCGCTCAGCGTTCGGACGAGCGCGGACATCGATTCGTAGCCGTCGGCCGTGACGACCAGACTCTCTTCAACCCGATTCGAGCCGTGGGGATGGCCGAACAGGCTGATATCCGTGTTCACCGTCATCCCGATCTCAAAGCTCGCAGCGCTGTTCTCGTCGGGATACGGCGACTCCGCCTCCGCCAGCCCGCAGCCGTGAAGGGGCGGGTACAGGTCGTAGCGCGTCACGTTCCGGTCCGCGAAATAACCTTTGACCGCTTGCACCAGCTCGCGCTGAAGTGCGCCGGGCTTCAGCTTGGACAGCGCGATATCTTCGGCCTCGACCAGCAGGTCGATAAAAGCGCGCTGCTCGTCGCTCATCGTGCCGGCCACGAATGGGAAGCCGACCGTAGCTACATATCCCTCGAATTGAACCGCAATCGCGGTCATGATCATGTCGCCGTCTTCGATCACCTTGCTTGTCGGACGTCCGATGATCGTGCGGACCCGCTCTCCGCTCGCCATAACGATAAACGGCACGGACTCCGCGCCTTGCTTCATACATTCGCCGTATGCGAACGCAGACAACTCGAGCTCCGTCATGCCGGGCTTCACGTTCTCGATCATCCGCCGGTAGCCCGCGTCCGCGATGCGGGCCGCCGTCCGGAGGCATTCCACTTCGGCCTCCGTCTTGGTCATGCGCAGCCGGAACAGGAGATCGCCGGCATCGATCCAATCCGCGCCCTCCAGGCTGTCCTTGATCGACTTCAGCAGCGGCGCCGACATCGCGTCGATTCCCGAGATGCCGATCCGGCGCAACGGCCCCTGTGCCCTCAGTTCATCCATGATGACTTTAAGGCTCGTATAGTTCGCCTGTGGATATTCGATCTCGTCCGGCACCGTGACGCAGGTGAACTGCGGCAGCAGGCGGATATCGTCCCATGCCGTCATTTCCCTGCACATCAGCTCGCCTTCCGGCGCGGCGATCACGATCGGGTCTCCGTGCTTACGGACGAGCGTCGCTCCCCGTTCGAACAGTGGCCAGTAATTGCTGACATAGCGCAGATTTTCCTTGCGGTACTCGTCGCCGTAGACGAGGCAGGCATCCAGTTCTTGTTCGGCCATGAGCTGCTTCAAGCGTTCGATTCGTTCCTTGTACTCCGCAGCGGAGATATTCCCAGCCATAACCTATAACCTCCGATTAGTAAATGACTTTGCGGATCTTCATCAAATCCGCGATATGCGAGAGTTCTCCGGTCATGTCGCCGTAGCCGATAATGCAGTGATGCGCAAAGCCCTCCGTGATCAAATCCCGCAAAAACGCCTTGATCGGCTTCTCGACCCGCACGACAGCCGTGATCTCCTCGCAGGGTATGTTTTCCGGCACGTCCAGCGCTTCGCCCTTCAAAATCAGCATCTTGTAGCCTTCGGCATCGATGATAAGATGCGCGATCGTCACCATGCCCGGCTTCAGCGTATATTCGAAGCCGAAGCCCGCGCCCTGCAAGCCCCATTGCTCCGGCGAGCGGTTGACCTTGACCGCGCTCCGGTCGCGCGCGTAAGACGGGTCCGCAAAGCCGTGATGCACCATGAGCAGCGCGTTTAACGACTCGTCATATTCGCCCCACTCGGCATATGCGGGCACCTTTCCGCTGAGCTTGTGCATCAGCATCATGACGATGAGTCCGTGAACGTCGCCTTCGGTGTTCACGACATAGCGGCTCTCTTCGTGCAGCAGCGTGTTCGCGAGATAAGGCGTCGTGCCCGTCTTCTGCTCTACGTAATGCTGGCCCAGCAGCGTCAGGCCGTCGAGCCGGAAGCGCTCCAGCGTATTGCGCAGCGCGACGGCCAGCCGCGCGGACTTGGCGACGTCGTCCGCGCCGAGACCGACGATGTTGAACCGGCTCTCGGCCTCCTGTCGGACGGCGTCGATCTCCTCCGCCGTCGCCTCGCGGAACCGCTCCAGCAAATGGTCCATCTGGATGGCGATCAGGTTCGGACCCAGCGTCCCTTTGATCATCGTCTTGTCGTACTCGAAGTCGTACATGCCCCGGAATACATGACCGATGACGCCGATATTCGTCTGCCGCAGCTCGCGGAACGCCTTGAACGCACGGATGTACGTACCCATTTCGCGATAGGCTTCCTCGTCGCCGATCGTGCCGACGACCACCTTCAGGTCCGGATACCAGCCCATTTTGCGGAAGGTAGCCGCCAGCTGCAGATTCGCGATCAGTGCGCTGTTGCGCAAAATATTTTCATAGTTCGTCTTCAGATCGATCTTGTTGTCGTGCTGTGTATTGAACAGCAGCACCGGCACGTGCCGGACATGCTCCAGCACCTGAATCGCCATATAGTCAGGACAGTAAGTGCCCGCCGCATAAATAATGAAGTCCACATGCTGCTCGGCCAGCATACGGCCCGCGGCCTCCGCCGCATCCAGCGTATCGATCAGGCCCGGCCAGACGAGCTCCTCGCCGGACAATTCCTGCGCCAGCCGTTCGCGCACCTTTGTCATATCTGCGGTGACGTTCTCCTTGAGCGTCACCGGGAACATCCGCCAGTACTCGAAGAAACCTACCGTCACCAATCCAATTCGGAGCGGCCTCTGCGCCGTCCGCTCCGTCAGCAGATCGCCGAATACATTTCCTTTTGCCGTCTCGAACGATTCGAATACGATATCCGTCAAGCTGTTCACTGCCTTTCCCTTATGTGCGGCCGAAGGCGTTATCGCCCCAGCAGCCGCTTCGCGTTGTAATAAACGATGTGGCGGATCTCTTCGTCCCCGATGCCGGAGAACAGCACGCTCCCCAGCATGTAATGCGGGTCGTACCAAGGGAAGTCCGTGCCGAACAGCACCTTCTCCGCGCCGGCCTCCCGCACCATTTTGCCGATCATGCCGCTTAGCCGCCCCGTGTCGCACAGCTCCAGATAAACGTTGGGCTGCGCCTTCGCCAGGCCGATCGCATAATCGGTCTCTCCCGGCGCGGAATGGCCGAGGAGGAACGTCATATTGCCGTATTCGCGTGACAGCTCGGCGATCATCTGCGGCGGATTGTACGGACTGTGTCCCCACGTGTGGGACAACAACAGCAGCCCGCGCTCGTTGGCGAACTCGTAGATGCGGCGGTACCGCTCTCCCGTCAGCGGGTACTTGTGATAATCCGGCAGCACCTTAAAACCGATATAGCCGCCGACGCTGTCGAATTCGGCGAGATCCCGCTCCAGATCGTGATCGTAGTGCGGGTTGACGACGTAGTAGCCGAGTACCCTGTCGGGATACTGCGCCATCGCCGCGCGGATCTCCCTGTTGCCCCCGACCGGATCGAAAAGAGCGCTGTGCGGCGCGGACAGAATCAGCTCGATATGCTCCCTGTCCATCGTCTCGATCATCGTCTCGAGGCTCGCCTCCGGCAAATACGTGCCGTAGAACGGTCCCATATGCGTATGCATGTCGATGATCGGCTGGCTGTCCATCCTGCCCGTGTCCGCGAACTCTCTCGCCAGCAGCGACGGATTGGTCATCCTGCCCAGCCTCATAGCTTCACCTCGCTCCACAGCCGTTCGAGATTAAGGCTTGCGATATTCGCCAGCTCTTCGCGGCCGATGCCCGACCCGAGCAGCGCCGCCAGCGGACCGCCGATCGCATTGCTCGGGAAGTCGGAGCCGAACAGGATGCGCTCGGACCCGAACTTGCCGCAGATTTCCTTAATCTCGCCCGCCGTCTGCATGTCCCCGCTCTCGATGTACACGTTGCCGTACGCCCGGAACAGCGGGAACGTGAAGCGCGAATGGCTCCACAAACCGTAGTTGTACAAAATGACCGTCAGGTTCGGATATTCCTTCAGCACCTCGTAAATCATCGGCCAGCCTTCGCTCGGCGACAGATACAACGGGATGCGCGCCGCTTCGATCTCCCCGAGCAGCTCGCCCATGCCCACCCTGCTCAGCATGTAGCGGTTGCGCTCGGGGTAAGCGCGCAGCATCTTGACGCCCGAAGCCTTCATCGCCGGGAACAACCGCTCCGGCGCGTACTGCGCCTCCGTGACGGGCGGGAGAATCGTCCACGTCGGATAGAGCCGGTCCGGCGCCTTCGCGACCTCCTCCATCACGAAGCGGTTGCCGTAGTCCGGGTCGACGTCGGCCATCGTCTGATGGCTGACGACTGCGCCGTCGATGCCGCAGAAGTCCAGCTCCGCGAGCAGCTCCCCGGCGTCCCGGGCCTGCTTGACCTTCTCCCGCACGAGGAAGTTCTCGTGATTGACCACTTCGTAGTTGACCGTCTTATAGCCGATGGCGCAGCTGCTGTCGATCAATCTCATGCCAACTCCCCCCGATCCGGGCGGGTCGTGTCCGCATCGCCTTCATCTTGCCTGGCCGCTTCGCGGACCGCGGCCGTGTAGCTCGCCCAGGCCGCCTGCGGTTCGTCGCAGCGGAGAAACCCCATGTTCGCGGAGCCTTCGAAGCCCCAAGCAAAGATGTTGCGGATGCCTGCGCCGTAAGCCGCCCTGACGGCAACGGCAACCTCTTCTTCCCTGCCGCGCGGGATCATGAAGTTCTGAATCCAGATCTGCCCTTCCTTGCCGTACTGCGCGCACAGCTCCTTCACCTTGCCGGCGTAGAACGACACGAACTTCTCCGCACCGAGGCTGTAGTAGTCGTCAAGGCCAGTCTCGCCGAGCATCGTATACGGATCCGTAGCGAAAATGTCGATGTCCGGATGCGACGCGATCTCGTGCCAGTGCTGCCAGTCCCGCTCGGACTTCAGCATGGG from the Cohnella hashimotonis genome contains:
- a CDS encoding FAD-dependent oxidoreductase, with translation MRTETMISDITVVGGGLSGICAAIAAARLGRKVALVHNRPVLGGNSSSEVRVWVCGATAHGTNRYARETGIMGELFVENLYRNPDGNPYLWDLVLLEAVRAEANITLLLNTDVHEVEADGGEDDRTIRSVTGWMMGSERRIRFESPVFLDCTGDGLIGFLAGARYRIGREARSEYGEAWAPDVADDITLGSTLLFYTKDAGQPVRFVPPSFAKDIAQTPIPIRRVIKSGDSGCHYWWIEWGGELDTVHDNERIRDELWAVIYGIWNYIKNSGQFDADTMTLEWVGSMPGKREYRRFVGDYVLNQNDIMAQEPFDDRIGFGGWSIDLHPPQGMYAEESGSKHMHADGVYHIPYRSLYSVNVRNMLFAGRNVSASHVAFGTTRVMATCAVIGEAAGTAAALCAEKGVPPREIYASHLAELQQTLLRQDAAIVGVVSDDPDDLALRAAASASSSRTRIEVEEAVTVYPLMRDAGILFPVNPAMAGLELLVSADADTELTVELWDTGRAENYVPAGLIGTARAAVPQGGLQWAAFELPWTPSRPQNAFVVVRRNAAVRLHQAAEPFTGVLAFERGATPNAAATLEDHDETQPVVAWSMKKLVRRPFCFRVLGETAAYSPAQAVGGYKRPYGGPNLWASEPLDGEAWLTLEWEQPVAVREVRLTWNDDVNEDLINLHHHRTPFEVIPELAEAYRVEARVGGEWTVVAAVTGNRRRASRIELPAALTADAVRVVVERTNGAACAELVEIRVYA
- a CDS encoding carbohydrate ABC transporter permease; translation: MELKRSLTSGAAGRLLVTVIMLALAIVMVIPFLWMISTSLKTPAEVFKYPIEWIPSHPTWAHHHKVWTGPKSFGTYYLNSLKISIIGMLGATFLSAFAAYGFARIEFKGRNALFMIYLSMMMVPPQVLFVPKFIMFEWAGIYNTHLALILPGLFTIFGVFMLRQFFLSIPHEISESAFLDGAGHFRIFFRLVLPLAKPALATLAIIDFSWQWNDYENALVFLIDEKLYTVPLGLQNFILENTVDYNGMMAAASAGILPMIAVFVIGQRFIIQGLTNSAVKG
- a CDS encoding carbohydrate ABC transporter permease; this encodes MYNNWMRRQRLLGYVFIGPSMLGVLVFFLIPAVYSFGLMFTNYKFMSPNVDFVGMDNIVRMLHDDLFYLSLRNTVIFLLAVPVSIALGFVVAVILNQKIYLKKLLRGLYFMPYITSGVAVAFVWMLLFQPKQGPINGFLRSVGIEHPPGWLSTTTSSMYAIDIIWVWFLLGYNMIIYLAALQEVSSELLEAAKIDGARPTQILRKIIWPLVSPTTFLLLITGLIMTIKTFGIIQATTQGGPGNSTTILSLYVYQNAFRYYEMGYAATISWALFAIILLITLLQWLGQKRWVHY
- a CDS encoding sensory rhodopsin transducer, translating into MSKQGAKNWYVIDGYLPFKGKVDDEPFEGHEAIMILNCHDEQAIVQMDIYYEDREPDAGIEIVVPARRVKCIRMDHPEEIGGVELGRQVQYSLRFRSDIEVVIQYGRMDIAQPNLAYIGLMGYSE
- a CDS encoding M24 family metallopeptidase; protein product: MAGNISAAEYKERIERLKQLMAEQELDACLVYGDEYRKENLRYVSNYWPLFERGATLVRKHGDPIVIAAPEGELMCREMTAWDDIRLLPQFTCVTVPDEIEYPQANYTSLKVIMDELRAQGPLRRIGISGIDAMSAPLLKSIKDSLEGADWIDAGDLLFRLRMTKTEAEVECLRTAARIADAGYRRMIENVKPGMTELELSAFAYGECMKQGAESVPFIVMASGERVRTIIGRPTSKVIEDGDMIMTAIAVQFEGYVATVGFPFVAGTMSDEQRAFIDLLVEAEDIALSKLKPGALQRELVQAVKGYFADRNVTRYDLYPPLHGCGLAEAESPYPDENSAASFEIGMTVNTDISLFGHPHGSNRVEESLVVTADGYESMSALVRTLSANWKKTGTVSVG
- a CDS encoding amidohydrolase family protein translates to MRLGRMTNPSLLAREFADTGRMDSQPIIDMHTHMGPFYGTYLPEASLETMIETMDREHIELILSAPHSALFDPVGGNREIRAAMAQYPDRVLGYYVVNPHYDHDLERDLAEFDSVGGYIGFKVLPDYHKYPLTGERYRRIYEFANERGLLLLSHTWGHSPYNPPQMIAELSREYGNMTFLLGHSAPGETDYAIGLAKAQPNVYLELCDTGRLSGMIGKMVREAGAEKVLFGTDFPWYDPHYMLGSVLFSGIGDEEIRHIVYYNAKRLLGR
- a CDS encoding amidohydrolase family protein translates to MRLIDSSCAIGYKTVNYEVVNHENFLVREKVKQARDAGELLAELDFCGIDGAVVSHQTMADVDPDYGNRFVMEEVAKAPDRLYPTWTILPPVTEAQYAPERLFPAMKASGVKMLRAYPERNRYMLSRVGMGELLGEIEAARIPLYLSPSEGWPMIYEVLKEYPNLTVILYNYGLWSHSRFTFPLFRAYGNVYIESGDMQTAGEIKEICGKFGSERILFGSDFPSNAIGGPLAALLGSGIGREELANIASLNLERLWSEVKL